Genomic DNA from Chitinivorax tropicus:
GGCGATCTCGTCGATGGGCGTATATGGCATCATTCTTGCGGGCTGGGCATCCAACTCCAAGTATGCATTTCTCGGGGCGATGCGATCAGCTGCGCAGATGGTTTCCTATGAAGTTTCCATGGGTTTTGCACTGGTCGGTGTGTTGATGGTTTCTTCCAGCCTCAATTTCATCAAGATCGTCGAGGCGCAGGCAACCGGCATGATGGGTGGTAGCCTGCTCAGCTGGAACTGGATACCACTTTTTCCGATGTTCCTCGTCTACTTGATTTCCGGTGTGGCCGAAACCAACCGCGCCCCATTTGACATCGCAGAAGGCGAGTCCGAGATTGTGGCCGGCTTCCACGTTGAGTACTCGGGCATGCCATTCGCCGTTTTCTTCCTGGCCGAATATGCCAACATGATCTTGGTGTCGACGCTGACCGCACTGATGTTCCTGGGTGGGTGGCTTTCACCCTTCCCTCAGTCGTGGCCGGTGCTGGGTGCGCCAGGTTTCATCTGGTTGGCTGCCAAGGTATCGTTCCTGTTGTTCTGTTTCCTCTGGTTCCGTGCAACTTTCCCACGTTACCGTTATGACCAGATTATGCGTCTTGGTTGGAAGGTGTTCTTACCAGTGACAATGATCTGGGTGGCTGTTGTTGGGGTGTGGATGATGAGTCCACTCTCGATCTGGAAGTAAGTGGGTAGAATCTGAATGAACAAACTGACCAGTTTCTTCAAAACATTTTTGCTGTATGAATTGGTGAAAGGTCTGATGTTGACTGGC
This window encodes:
- the nuoH gene encoding NADH-quinone oxidoreductase subunit NuoH gives rise to the protein MLEMLNNLVGEPLGITIWTLIKIVAIVLPLLGAVAYLTLAERKVIGYIQIRIGPNRVGPVGLLQPIADAVKAIFKEIVVPAQSNKSLFWLAPVLSIAPALVCWAVVPFTGTAVLANIDASLLFIMAISSMGVYGIILAGWASNSKYAFLGAMRSAAQMVSYEVSMGFALVGVLMVSSSLNFIKIVEAQATGMMGGSLLSWNWIPLFPMFLVYLISGVAETNRAPFDIAEGESEIVAGFHVEYSGMPFAVFFLAEYANMILVSTLTALMFLGGWLSPFPQSWPVLGAPGFIWLAAKVSFLLFCFLWFRATFPRYRYDQIMRLGWKVFLPVTMIWVAVVGVWMMSPLSIWK